In a single window of the Drosophila albomicans strain 15112-1751.03 chromosome 3, ASM965048v2, whole genome shotgun sequence genome:
- the LOC127565676 gene encoding heparan sulfate 2-O-sulfotransferase pipe-like, whose product MAKYHVETEYAIVGTWDQPNITLTVLEKYLPRYFNHARKLYNLHKESFPRLHRHAVDADVKALVMRNLTHEYDFYNFCKRHLYKQYLALQLESNLR is encoded by the exons ATGGCCAAGTACCATGTAGAGACGGAATACGCCATTGTTGGCACCTGGGACCAACCGAATATAACTCTGACCGTGCTGGAGAAATACTTACCACGATATTTCAATCATGCTCGCAAACTATACAATT TACACAAAGAAAGTTTCCCTAGGCTTCATCGTCATGCAGTGGATGCGGATGTTAAAGCCTTGGTAATGCGTAATTTAACCCATGAGtatgatttttataatttctgcaAGCGGCATCTATATAAGCAATATCTGGCCCTACAGTTGGAGAGTAATCTCAGATAA